The DNA segment GCTGCGCGCGGATGCGCCAGGCGATCCCCGCATCGTGGCGTACGTCGTCGAACACAGACCCGCCGCCCAAGAACACGGTTCTCGGCAGGACCTCCGGACCTTCCTCCAGGAGCGCCTGCCCGCCTACATGGTGCCGAGCGCCTTGGTCTTCCTCGACGCGCTGCCGCTCACTGCCAGCGGCAAGCTCGATCGCCGCGCGCTGCCCGCGCCCGATCAGCCGTCGACAGCGGCGCGGGCAGTAGTAGCGCCCCGCGATGCGTGGGAGCGCGCCCTGGCCGAGATCTGGGCCGATCTGCTGCACCAGCCCGTGGTGAGCGTGACCGACGATTTCTTCGCGCTGGGCGGGCACTCACTGCTGGCGGTGCGGCTGCTCTCACAGATGCAGCAGCGCTTCGGGCGGGCGCTGCCGCTCGCCACGCTGCTGCAAGCGCCGACGATCGCGCAGCTTGCGCATCACCTGCGCGCGGCTGGGCCGGAGACGCCGTGGTCGCCGCTGGTGCCGCTCCAGCCGCAGGGTCGCCGCCGTCCCTTCTTCTGCATCCATCCGATCGGCGGCACCGTGCTGTGCTACGCCGATCTCGCGCGCTCGCTCGGCCCTGAGCAGCCGCTCTACGCGCTTCAGGCGCGCGGCGTCGAGCCGGGGCAGGTGCCGCACGCATCGATCGCGGCGATGGCGGCGGAATATCTGACGGCGATACGCAGCGTACAGCCGAAGGGTCCCTACCGCCTGGGCGGCTGGTCGTTTGGCGGCGTGGTCGCCTTTGAGGTAGCTCAGCAGTTGCGGCGGCAGGGCCAGGAGGTCGCGCTGGTGGCGCTGGTCGACAGCGGCCCGCCCGCGCCGGACTCCG comes from the Herpetosiphonaceae bacterium genome and includes:
- a CDS encoding thioesterase domain-containing protein — protein: LRADAPGDPRIVAYVVEHRPAAQEHGSRQDLRTFLQERLPAYMVPSALVFLDALPLTASGKLDRRALPAPDQPSTAARAVVAPRDAWERALAEIWADLLHQPVVSVTDDFFALGGHSLLAVRLLSQMQQRFGRALPLATLLQAPTIAQLAHHLRAAGPETPWSPLVPLQPQGRRRPFFCIHPIGGTVLCYADLARSLGPEQPLYALQARGVEPGQVPHASIAAMAAEYLTAIRSVQPKGPYRLGGWSFGGVVAFEVAQQLRRQGQEVALVALVDSGPPAPDSAPLDATARRIAFARDLSGLLGVNLAITPADLDALSSILDRARQHGALPPDLDRDQIERLAAVFDAHLSALQHYAPAPMSAPVALLEASRPESVAESWRFWAADLDAQVVPGTHYTLLRPPHVEAVARWLRGQLDAVEADT